From Etheostoma spectabile isolate EspeVRDwgs_2016 chromosome 19, UIUC_Espe_1.0, whole genome shotgun sequence, the proteins below share one genomic window:
- the LOC116707066 gene encoding HAUS augmin-like complex subunit 4 yields the protein MSESTHVSSLGKGDSLHFQVLSSFPLCDITEEDLTQNPQFCKLLATLAQHVDQTGLTVPLKTELEKAEQKLQSQRRHWLRSVSLHKGLQEMIQDHCIRKHHVTVPPDQNLFYETLEKCLLVAQCIRQLDPSSTTNQDQPSVLGLDPQQLMDLMPSEKNVQRMKQGLPKELEKHLKKSCFSLLSYYQPEWENESEGLKTSKLSHLAAQLDKEKKRAERLKETCRENTVLMQRQAQLYLSELIKCIQLLQSLILDHRLRVQTDLDRKKLEYFEGKCELVLQKIKSDMVEIQLDMYTVDSIAAHRKIREKLESDLKACQVEKQSVELKLASFEILGKEFEALAEEYCRLRQKIEMNNWALKEFTQCNYK from the exons ATGTCAGAGTCTACACATGTGTCCTCGCTTGGGAAGGGTGACAGTTTGCATTTTCAGG ttctctcctccttccctctGTGTGACATTACAGAGGAGGATCTGACCCAGAATCCTCAGTTCTGTAAACTCCTGGCCACCCTGGCACAACATGTGGACCAAACTGGACTCACTGTCCCTCTGAAAACCGAGCTGGAAAAG GCTGAGCAGAAGCTGCAGAGCCAGAGGCGTCACTGGCTGCGCTCCGTAAGCCTCCACAAAGGACTGCAGGAGATGATCCAGGACCACTGTATCAGGAAGCACCATGTCACCGTACCCCCTGACCAGAACCTG ttctaTGAGACGCTGGAGAAGTGTCTGCTGGTGGCTCAGTGTATCAGACAGCTGGATCCCAGTAGCACTACCAACCAGGACCAGCCCTCTGTTCTGGGTCTGGACCCCCAACAGTTGATGGACCTCATGCCATCAGAGAAG AATGTTCAAAGAATGAAACAGGGTCTTCCCAAAGAGCTGGAGAAGCATCTGAAGAAAAGCTGCTTTAGCCTCCTCTCTTACTATCAACCTGAATGGG AGAATGAGAGTGAGGGTCTGAAGACCAGCAAGCTGTCTCATCTGGCAGCCCAGttggacaaagagaaaaaaagagcagagcGTCTGAAGGAGACCTGCCGGGAAAACACAGTCCTCATGCAAAGACAGGCTCAACTCTACCTCTCT GAACTGATTAAGTGTATTCAGCTTCTCCAGTCTCTCATCTTGGACCACAGGCTGAGGGTCCAGACAGATTTGGACCGGAAGAAGTTGGAGTACTTTGAGGGAAAATGTGAATTAGTCTTACAGAAGATCAA GTCTGACATGGTGGAAATTCAGCTGGACATGTACACAGTGGACTCGATAGCTGCTCATAGAAAAATAAG AGAGAAGCTGGAGTCTGATCTGAAGGCCTGTCAAGTGGAGAAGCAATCCGTTGAGCTAAAACTGGCCTCCTTTGAAATCTTGGGCAAAGAGTTTGAGGCCTTGGCTGAGGAGTACTGCAGATTACGGCAGAAGATAGAAATGAATAATTGGGCTCTGAAGGAGTTCACCCAGTGCAACTACAAGTGA